In Vanessa cardui chromosome 4, ilVanCard2.1, whole genome shotgun sequence, the DNA window AAGATTGTCCAACTTCGAGTTtatggtaggtaccacccattcatcattcattctaccgctaaaaaacAGTACCTAGTATTgtggttccggtttgaagggtgagtgacaagggatataacatcttagttcccaaggctagTGGCACATTGagaatgtaaggaatagttaatatttcttatatcattgtctatgggtgatggtgaccacttaccatcagatggcctatatgcttgtccgccaacctataccataaaaaaattgtgcgGCAACTTTggtacagataaaataattcttaataatacAGTGCCTATCAACAGATTACTATTTTGCAACAAATCAATCATATAACatatacttcattcaaaaatgttaaatgagtaaaattaatttcaatttcatacCCGTGTGAGTTCGCATGTGACTCAGTCGATAGGAAGACGCTCGGAAGGATTTGTTGCAATATTCGCACTTGTAGTTCTTCTCGCCCGTGTGTATCCGCCGGTGTACGTTGAGCGAGTATCTGCGGGCGAACTCTTTACCACAGAACTCGCATTTGAAGTGTTTCTGAAAACATGtcacaatattattgttatatgtataaactaAGTTAtaaacaacagcctataaaataatatatttaataatgaattacaGAAGGACATTATTTCGTATTAAGATTGTGTcctaagtttaaattttaagttacaatatatataaaattttaagttaaatttatctAGAACATCAATTATTGTGTCTTAACTATTTAAACCGTTTTAGTAATTACATGCATTTGTATGTACTTATCATTtaatccttaaatatatttattgtatttttgtttagaatttatgggattaaaataaataatttcgcgattattacacatttaaataaaactagttataacggatttgaaatAGACCGATCGgccagtctacccgtgaccacgaacgctctgtagtaaagtgctcgaaacgtcgggatgtcaaaaataattaatatacgcaattCAAATCCTTTACAactagttttattgaaataatttcatgtCCAAAAATTATGAGATCAAGAAcaaaatagagaaaaaaaatggtaattCCAGTGGTTCTCACCTTGTCGGAGTGCAGCGAGGCTTTGTGGTACTTGAGGTCGCCCCACTGGCGGAACTCGCGACCGCACTCGTCGCACTTGCACGGACGGTCGTCGTTGTGCACGCGCTTGTGTATCTGTGGACCGAGACTCTATGAGAAAGATACTTTCGAACGCttttgttggaataatacaaaaactctccttacaatcaatactttatctctcctgaagtggttcacaatcaaaactgatacaagattgattatttttctcgatccttccaattcgacgattaaagtgagattgaccatttctaggcttactcctagtatttaatgtttacacgcccctcctccgactgtagcaacatccggttttgatttatttaaaaaaacaatttagtttagtcgtATAATCAacgtaaattgtaacaactatttaaatcgaattacttatgctgataatacattaaaacaataaaatatgaccatattaaaataaacatgctAACACTTTTGATGAACAATTTGTTAAATGCTGGTAAGAATTAGTAGTTCGATTCATAGTGAGTTGTAATTACTTGTTCGTGGCATTAGAATTCCACGAACTATCTGAgtgataagatttaaaatagtatttagtgGAAAAAGAGCTAAAATCGGAAGTCTTGCTGTAGCAGATAAGATTGAAAAAAAGTAAGATACCTGAGATGGATAATGGAATTTTATAGGCATAGCACGACATCAAATAGAACAAGTATTTACCTTTAAAGCGTGAACGGTGTAGAAGCTCTTCCCGCACTCGCGACACACCTGCTGCTTCTCGCTGTGCATCAGCGTGTGATACAGCAGACTGTTGCGATGCTGGAACACTCGCCCGCACTGGATACACTCGAAAGTCTTCGTGCTCTTCTTCTTCTCCTGCTTCGGATCCGGCGGGGCCTCGTCTTTGACGTGCGAGGGAGGCTGCAGCTCCGGCGTGGAGGTCTGGTCGGGAAAGCTCTCCGGCGGCTCCTCGGTTTCGAAGATTGGTTGGAGCATTTCCTCTGTGGAGTCACATTTTGGTAATTTTCTAAGTGTCCGCGTTAGTCtgtatagtctgttcgcgttaagaatgcagtgagttgtcattgtttaccggcctgactccgccccctttgaccaatcaaatcttttcaaattacaaagtcaagttcacatttaattaattattaactgatatttttatttttataatttaaattttgttttaatatatatttatatttaatttattcaagctgtacacgtaataattaatgtaacctatagctaccagatgacgttatgtcaaaatatgtaaatttctacatcgcggtggcaagattcgcaaacgattgtatatattgttaaaaattttgttgattaaacacctcgattcgattttttactttaatgtgtattttttaaattcattatacttagtctttaaaacaattatattttgttggaattttaacacaaatatgcatacaccttcaccctgctgttaaaaaagatttgattggtcagggggcggagtaaagccggtaaacaatgacatctcactgcattcttaacgcgaacaaactataggtGTCTTTTACTTTAAGTCATTATCTatctatactccagccacattcgatctggaattttagtaaacaaaccatgtgtcatcataattagggttgatacactcttaataaaaaataattattattttaattacaactatattcattataacacaatttcctgtataaacacaaaatttttaatttaatacagaattacaaaaattttatttagccgatcaatacataatttatatgaaaattagcttaaaataaaagtttaaaattttttaattaccactataatattactacaaaactaacaaccctatattttaatactgacgtaaagaaatcgcaggtttgtaacatttggagtgttttttaagcaattggcagatttaggaaggtatataatagcgatacaggctcttcataattggtggtgtatatttttagtcgtataataatggtagtataaccacaacaggttaaaaatgttaacattacacacaacgtttcattacacatacattaaaaaaagacatcttgttttggctagcataaatatagcactaaaattactgtttcaaattaatcttaatggGTCCTGACGTTTGGGAagcgatagataaagttaataaagcgaattatataactacacggtaatttctgatatcattttaaaattggaggtattatttttgagatactacattattccagatgatcataagtattataattataaccaagaatgcgcttagtcctttgtcttaaatattttattattaatcatcaaatttaatttttattaacatcaaaaataattgttgtacatatttctaaaaatgttttgagcatctgcctgacgttggttgctaagcaacgctttgttattaaacattccacatcgaatttggctggagtatagtaAGTGCACGTGGCGTCCTTACCGTTTTTATTGTCTGGCGGGCGgtgcgcggggggcgcgggcgcgagcggcgcggggggcgcgggttGGACGGCGACGGCGGCGAGCGCGGGCGCGTGCGGCGGCGCGGGGTCGCAGGCGCCGCAGTAGCCCGCGCCCAACGCGCCGCCGCACGCGCACAGCGGGGACGCCGCGCCGCCCTGCCCGTTGCGCATGTACCTGTACGCATCGATGTTGACTTATTCAATTCTATGAAACACCACGGCGTGAACAAAAACTACCAGTGGACCTTTGAAGTCTCGCGGAATGCCGCTTTTTCGTGTTTGTTTATTGATAGCACACGCATATGTCATCCGACACGTCTATTGTCCCACtggtagttttttgttttttgttaagtttgtttttttttttattatatatatatttgttaaagacCTCAATGTCAGCTTGATGTACGAGGCATCACTATAAAGCTGAGAAAATCTTTATAGTGGTAAcacaatataatctttattaatataactccaagaaaggacatagactgcTCTTTTGCCTAATACCTGAAAATCAATAccgtaaaacgcgagcgaagcggTGGGCGACTGCTAGTCTTAGACATAAAGTAATTTGCAAGGAGTGTAAATATGATTTCCGCAGTGCACGCATGTGACTGACCAATGGCGCACGTGTTCTTGGTGCACGTGTCCATTCTCCACGGTGAGGTGCGGCAACAGCGCTTGCTCGTACTGCTCGCCGCTCTCCTCAACCGCCACGTGTATACCCTCCATCAGGTCTTCTGGCTCGCTGAATTCTCCCATATCTTCTAgctgttgtaaaaaaaatttgaaaaatgtcaTATCAAATGTCAAATTCAAACAATAATCATGTCTGATAGTGCtagactttaaaatttaaatgttatttaatgttttaggttattttacaacaacaacaacaacaacagcctgtaaattcccactgctgggctaaaggcctcctctccctttgaggggaaggtctggaacatattccatcacgctgttccaatgcgggttggtggaatacacatgtgaaacaatttgtatgaaatttgtcacatgcaggtttcctcacgatgttccttcaccgctgagcacgagatgaattataaagacaaattacgcacatgaatcagcggtgcttgcctgggtttgaacccgcaatcatcggttaagatgaacacgttctaaccactgggccatctcgactctaaactAAAAAACTTAACTAAAGAATTAGTAATGTTTCAACGTAAATATTAATCTCAAGTAAATCTTACCTTTTGATTAGAATGGGCTTCTTTAATATGAGCTTCACATTGTTTCTGTTTTCTGAACGATTTATTACACTTTGTACAGAAATACTCTAACTTATCCAACGAGTCGTAGAGATCCGCTTTCTCGACCTCAGGCACTTCCTTGTCCATGCTGGCTACGGAGTATTGGACCTTATTGCTTGTGTAATTGAGTGTTTTATCGCTCGTCGAATAAAGTATGTGTTTGTCTATGGACTGGTACATTGTCTTTGGCACACTTCCTTCTAGAGACAATTCGACAATGGAATCCGGTAGGGTCGCCACGTTGTCTACGATACAAGTATTTGTCATCTGTGGAATggataaatattgattaatattatttgtataaatattagtagCTATACCTCTTGCTTCGAATTCTTTTGAGGTAGGAATTTGTCATGAAATTATGAATGCGTATTCATCTTTTATTAGCTCTAACAAATAGTATACCATAATTCTAATAACATaggaattttttttaacatcataACATGTATATACTTGaagtctaataataataaaaaccaatAGGCTACTATGAGACGATttagtcatttttaatttaagagtagagtgaacaggtttcttttggatgggcgtgtaccaccttcgtcttcttctacactttccatcaggtgagatggaagacaaacgcatattccatataaatatgtaaaaaaaaacatcttattgTTATGAATTATGATAGACCCATTATGCAAACATTGTTAAATGATTTCTAGTTATTTTCATGTTGgctttatacaatttaaaaaagttccAGACAATAAGGTTGTGCTCCTAGTTAAATTTAGAGTTTGAattgcattaattatttattgacagtatgtaagaatatatttaaaatttagatatCTTACCTTATCTATGCCTAGATCAGGTACAGGGTTCTCTATGATAATGGTAGCATGGGGCTCATAGTGTTGTTTGAGATGCtgataaaatttcaattgttCTTCACCATAGAAATCACCGCACAATTGACAGATGAACATCGCGCGCATCTGAGAAACATAATCTctgtaatatgaataaattttataacccTGACTTTCTTCCCCATATGAtcataggaaaaaaaaattgaaccgACTTTTCTGGGCAGTTAAGGACAATGAaataataactacatattataaaattaagtccAAGGGCCGCGTCTGCTTTTCTGCATGTtcgcaataaactccaaaactatagGTATTCATACGGAAGGCTTAGGTATGTACTTTACTAAGGTTTAATCTAGGTAAATTGAAATAGAtcgacaattgttaaaaatgtcgaaaaaaaaacaacaaaaagctATATGaacaaaaggtaaaaatattaaaaaaaaaaaaaatccacccgtgcgaagccgggtcagGTCGCTAGTATCGAACAAAAGCATGAATACAAATCGCAAACAATATCGAAATATAGCTTATATAAGCTTCGACTGTCCATCATACCTCGTGCGTGACGTGCGGTACGTGCGTCACGTGCGGCACATGTGACACGTGCGACACGTGCGGCACATGCGTGACGTGCGAGTGCGGCGTGACGGTCGCGAACGTGTCTGGCAAGATCTCCTCCTGCTGGCCCTCGCCCCCGCAATTTATCACCACAATATCCTGCAATAAAgagtaatatatacttttatgtcggttcatatatatttttttttatggcataggtggcaaacgatcaggaggctcatctgatggaaagtgactaccaccgcccatggacatctgcaactatatatatatatatatataatacatgatatCAATCAACtatgatatatataactatatatcaTATCTAAAAGGACATAGCAGacatatgttttatgtattgtGTTTTGCTGTTGGCTTGACTGGTATGGACAGCGTCACCTGTCGGGAGGCCGAGTACTGAGAGTCAGGCGAGAAAAGAGTGAGACGAACGTCCTTCAAGAACGCACCTCGGCCTAGGGCGATGTTGGTGGTGAGGAGCGGAGACGACTCGTGCAGCGGTGAGACTTCCAAATCACCATGGAGACGATGAAGCGCggatacaacaaaaacaactaCAATTAATATTGAACGATATGCTCTCTGACACTGGAACCCTGTACGACCAAACATATGTAGAATGCAATCACTGGCACATGCAAAACATTGCAATGGTTGCCTGAGTCCGTACaccgacaacaacaacaacgacacagcctgtaaattcccactgctgggctaaaggcctcttctccttttgaggagaaggtttggaacatattccaccacgctgttccaatgcgggttggtggaatacacatgttgcagaattactatgaaatttatcacatgcaggtttccacacgatgttttccctcgccgctgagcacgagatgaattaataattaatgaattataaagacaaattaagcacatgaatcagcggtgcttgcctgggtttgaacccgcaatcatcggttaagatgcacgcgttcttaccactgggccatcttccGTGCACCGAACGATTCGCTAAATGTGACCATGTTTATAAATACTGTAAGTAATCATATTGTACTAATTATGTTGTAGACATGATGCATATTAGCCATGCGCTTGGAGTCATCGACATATTTATCGATAAACTGCGGCGCACCcctataatctaattttttattattttgcgaACATCCAATATCATTACCAACAgcttaaaaaaattacctgttgAGGTGTACTGCTTCCATTAGTCCGTTTCAACTTCCTCGATATCCTCTTCTTGTGTGGAAGACTTTTCTTACTTTGTTGCTTGTTCTGAGCCGGGGAGGCTCCGGCTCCAATATCTAGAACCGGACCATCTTGGTCTGTCAGAATACCACTGTCATCCtggaaatcaaataaataacataaagactcaataaattataacaaaaaatatcttttaaatgggtttgaaacatatttcataatatttctcACTATTATTTTTCTAGTTCAACGCATAGTCATTTAAACTTGTCAGAATATAGCTGTTCAGCTTACctttaaagcatttttatttttatggaaccAGTCTGTGTCTGGACATCTTTTCATGTCTTGCAGTGGTGGTAAGGTCGGCAGAGGTGGTACTTGCACTACTATTGTGTCAGATTGTTGATCCTacataataaagattaattaattgaagACAATTGGATCATCTGATGGAAGATGGTAACCAACACCTGTATTTTGGGTATTGGTTCATTTGGGCTTTACCTGATGGAAGATGGTAACCAACACCTGTATTTTGGGTATTGGTTCATTTGGGCATTACCTGATGGAAGATGGTAACCAACACCTGTATTTTGGGTATTGGTTCATTTGGGCATTACCTGATGGAAGGTGGTAACCAACATCCATGTTTTTGGTATTGGTTCATTTGGGCATTATCTGATGGCACATGGTAACCAACACCCGTGTTTTTGGATATTGGTACATTCGGGCATTATCTCAAGGAAGATGGTTACCAACATCCGTGTTTTTGGGTATTGGTTCATTTGGGCATTATCTGATGGAATATGGTTACCATCTTCCATCAGTTGATCAactagtaagaaatattattttagatagaCATTACTAAGAAAACATCTCCTAATCTATTATTCTCCAATTAATATAGTACAATTCCTTCCACAAAACatgttataaaaactattacttaCTTTACATCAAAAACATCTACAACAGtacgataaaaacaaaagtttgaagtgaattttaaatgtttgcaaGTAATTGACCTActtgaattgttatttaattcaatacctACACTGTTAACGCAAATTGAGGCAACATTTgattaattatctattattgAGGCTTTTTAATACTTGTGTGAATTGGTAAATATATCTTACCAGCTGTTGTCCATTGAACAACCTCATTGGCGCATCTAGAATCACAGATGGGTCCACATCACTCCTCACAGAAGGCACCtgaaagtattttattgatttttaagacTAATGAAAAGTTTCTTAGGCATTTACCATTCACATAGTttgaagatataaaataatatacagttaAAGTGCAGTAACAAACAACGGCTTTACATGCTTTCCGGAGAACAGGACTTATGATTGATATTATGTTCAGAttgttttaatagaataatcattcaataaaaaaaatgtactgaatatatttcaaaaagatagttcataaaaacaaaatatatttactt includes these proteins:
- the LOC124544236 gene encoding uncharacterized protein LOC124544236; this translates as MRNVESHLLEDKMDEAVTHYINSQQTPESVHVDANSLALNVQDDGGGRVVTVMHPQNFPSQMCRQVSVGEQVGDGPWVEELLDPEGRLAALVAHLAQHSRASHHQTHPNHHKVPSVRSDVDPSVILDAPMRLFNGQQLDQQSDTIVVQVPPLPTLPPLQDMKRCPDTDWFHKNKNALKDDSGILTDQDGPVLDIGAGASPAQNKQQSKKSLPHKKRISRKLKRTNGSSTPQQDIVVINCGGEGQQEEILPDTFATVTPHSHVTHVPHVSHVSHVPHVTHVPHVTHEMRAMFICQLCGDFYGEEQLKFYQHLKQHYEPHATIIIENPVPDLGIDKMTNTCIVDNVATLPDSIVELSLEGSVPKTMYQSIDKHILYSTSDKTLNYTSNKVQYSVASMDKEVPEVEKADLYDSLDKLEYFCTKCNKSFRKQKQCEAHIKEAHSNQKLEDMGEFSEPEDLMEGIHVAVEESGEQYEQALLPHLTVENGHVHQEHVRHWYMRNGQGGAASPLCACGGALGAGYCGACDPAPPHAPALAAVAVQPAPPAPLAPAPPAHRPPDNKNGKDATLYRLTRTLRKLPKCDSTEEMLQPIFETEEPPESFPDQTSTPELQPPSHVKDEAPPDPKQEKKKSTKTFECIQCGRVFQHRNSLLYHTLMHSEKQQVCRECGKSFYTVHALKIHKRVHNDDRPCKCDECGREFRQWGDLKYHKASLHSDKKHFKCEFCGKEFARRYSLNVHRRIHTGEKNYKCEYCNKSFRASSYRLSHMRTHTGSKPYKCTHCEKCFRVSYDLQRHMHIHEKVRVKTEEQKKAKETKDKKTPNTKVNELKAESKLPKIDQKKTENRLPILKSLLDKKTTKNPKKSPKKAPNVTVQNRTDGQFNEEIFDTRQDPYKFKEVFINHKDYPEISSRLQERTDERELATLRAIKSQPICETEERNYSRENTDGKMQVYTQIEKSKEYSGPIVTNVVSLSDIRNLEREVGREPRAEIHGEGLENGFFEKLSAFYNIPAV